The following coding sequences lie in one Zingiber officinale cultivar Zhangliang chromosome 2B, Zo_v1.1, whole genome shotgun sequence genomic window:
- the LOC122045291 gene encoding myb family transcription factor IPN2-like isoform X1, with protein MFPAASRKPPSTPMNSSSHERAPMCVQGDSGLVLTTDPKPRLRWTAELHDRFVDAVNQLGGPDKATPKTIMRVMGVKGLTLYHLKSHLQKFRLGKQPHREFNDHYSFKEAAMDLQRNTASSSRIMGRSMNEVLHGTEAHRMQLEVHRRFHEQLEVQKHLQIRIEAQGKYMQSILEKAYQTLAAGQGTEAAGEQLGFVHDMADLQLFGGTGDLQLDNSHQLHLGSIHHLQPPDHGLYLTASPALIGKKMIMAGEKSPFIWDDEAEDDDDSQLHNIGIDVAPGVIDGGYEAKPTIPNADDDKLVLEGTAKMDRPSPLRVLNHPLSVEAINGMLINNRR; from the exons ATGTTCCCCGCAGCTTCCAGGAAGCCTCCGTCCACCCCTATGAATTCCTCTTCGCACGAGAGGGCTCCCATGTGCGTCCAAGGCGACTCCGGCCTCGTCCTCACCACCGACCCCAAGCCGCGCCTCCGGTGGACGGCTGAGCTCCACGACCGCTTCGTCGACGCCGTCAACCAGCTCGGCGGCCCAGACA AGGCCACGCCCAAGACGATCATGAGGGTGATGGGTGTCAAAGGTCTCACTCTCTATCATCTCAAGAGCCACCTTCAG AAATTCAGGCTTGGCAAGCAACCACACAGAGAATTCAACGATCATTATTCATTCAAGGAAG cAGCAATGGATCTGCAAAGAAATACTGCCTCTTCATCCCGAATAATGGGTCGATCCATGAATGA GGTTTTGCATGGCACAGAAGCTCACAGGATGCAGCTGGAAGTCCATAGGAGATTTCATGAACAATTAGAG GTTCAGAAACATCTACAGATCAGGATCGAAGCCCAAGGAAAGTACATGCAAAGCATACTGGAGAAAGCGTATCAAACGCTTGCAGCAGGTCAAGGCACGGAAGCGGCAGGGGAGCAACTAGGGTTCGTCCACGACATGGCAGACCTGCAACTTTTTGGTGGTACCGGAGACCTGCAGCTCGATAACTCGCACCAACTGCACTTGGGAAGCATTCACCATCTACAGCCTCCTGATCATGGTCTGTACCTGACTGCTAGCCCTGCCCTAATTGGCAAGAAGATGATCATGGCCGGCGAGAAGAGCCCGTTCATTTGGGACGATGAGGCCGAGGACGACGACGACAGCCAGCTTCACAACATTGGCATTGATGTTGCACCGGGAGTGATCGACGGCGGCTACGAGGCAAAGCCAACGATCCCAAATGCCGACGACGACAAGTTAGTGCTCGAGGGAACGGCGAAGATGGATAGACCATCGCCATTGCGAGTGCTTAATCATCCTCTTTCCGTGGAAGCCATCAACGGCATGTTAATTAATAATAGGAGGTAA
- the LOC122045291 gene encoding myb family transcription factor IPN2-like isoform X2 encodes MFPAASRKPPSTPMNSSSHERAPMCVQGDSGLVLTTDPKPRLRWTAELHDRFVDAVNQLGGPDKATPKTIMRVMGVKGLTLYHLKSHLQKFRLGKQPHREFNDHYSFKEAMDLQRNTASSSRIMGRSMNEVLHGTEAHRMQLEVHRRFHEQLEVQKHLQIRIEAQGKYMQSILEKAYQTLAAGQGTEAAGEQLGFVHDMADLQLFGGTGDLQLDNSHQLHLGSIHHLQPPDHGLYLTASPALIGKKMIMAGEKSPFIWDDEAEDDDDSQLHNIGIDVAPGVIDGGYEAKPTIPNADDDKLVLEGTAKMDRPSPLRVLNHPLSVEAINGMLINNRR; translated from the exons ATGTTCCCCGCAGCTTCCAGGAAGCCTCCGTCCACCCCTATGAATTCCTCTTCGCACGAGAGGGCTCCCATGTGCGTCCAAGGCGACTCCGGCCTCGTCCTCACCACCGACCCCAAGCCGCGCCTCCGGTGGACGGCTGAGCTCCACGACCGCTTCGTCGACGCCGTCAACCAGCTCGGCGGCCCAGACA AGGCCACGCCCAAGACGATCATGAGGGTGATGGGTGTCAAAGGTCTCACTCTCTATCATCTCAAGAGCCACCTTCAG AAATTCAGGCTTGGCAAGCAACCACACAGAGAATTCAACGATCATTATTCATTCAAGGAAG CAATGGATCTGCAAAGAAATACTGCCTCTTCATCCCGAATAATGGGTCGATCCATGAATGA GGTTTTGCATGGCACAGAAGCTCACAGGATGCAGCTGGAAGTCCATAGGAGATTTCATGAACAATTAGAG GTTCAGAAACATCTACAGATCAGGATCGAAGCCCAAGGAAAGTACATGCAAAGCATACTGGAGAAAGCGTATCAAACGCTTGCAGCAGGTCAAGGCACGGAAGCGGCAGGGGAGCAACTAGGGTTCGTCCACGACATGGCAGACCTGCAACTTTTTGGTGGTACCGGAGACCTGCAGCTCGATAACTCGCACCAACTGCACTTGGGAAGCATTCACCATCTACAGCCTCCTGATCATGGTCTGTACCTGACTGCTAGCCCTGCCCTAATTGGCAAGAAGATGATCATGGCCGGCGAGAAGAGCCCGTTCATTTGGGACGATGAGGCCGAGGACGACGACGACAGCCAGCTTCACAACATTGGCATTGATGTTGCACCGGGAGTGATCGACGGCGGCTACGAGGCAAAGCCAACGATCCCAAATGCCGACGACGACAAGTTAGTGCTCGAGGGAACGGCGAAGATGGATAGACCATCGCCATTGCGAGTGCTTAATCATCCTCTTTCCGTGGAAGCCATCAACGGCATGTTAATTAATAATAGGAGGTAA